The following coding sequences lie in one Danio rerio strain Tuebingen ecotype United States chromosome 25, GRCz12tu, whole genome shotgun sequence genomic window:
- the si:ch211-59o9.10 gene encoding uncharacterized protein isoform X2, translated as MDERQDSSSDDPLYSPRMEADPLDSLNNACLLNDSDYLFEEPGLSHDFSSTCVPETPRRKRHSQKDEDKTVATSSCSYGRKWERPDLIPGYLNTTPSSQRIMKRRKLENLNTTHSTVTPQTNGFVPASSLLPTNFTWLESPRPLASSASSKPSSSAGSATCALDQTADLTSLNELLETGRASMQKTINSREQRRKKTRTKASKSSSAHSTAPTIEDEALLLDSAKRMHGPASSPSFLIPDDVVIIEDDAADDVMVVRSVQMAEDEAYARSLQEQFDMEERIEQQQRQSSINNHHHNHVVDSYVGLGWIPPWASMISSSSFTHTPSELSELQQVIFGEQPHRQQGRRQTGRTRASRRRPAAHLQMDLFNDSQGNNYEALLAFEEQQGAVMAKNTLSKAEIERLPIKTYDPTHSAGKTDCQICFSEYKAGERLRMLPCLHDYHVKCIDRWLKENATCPICRADVSESGGFS; from the exons ATGGACGAGAGACAGGACAGCAGCAGTGATGACCCCCTTTACAGTCCCCGGATGGAGGCTGACCCTCTGGACTCGCTCAACAACGCCTGTTTACTGAATGACAGCGACTACCTGTTTGAAGAGCCTGGACTTTCTCACGATTTCTCCAGCACTTGTGTTCCTGAGACTCCTAG AAGAAAGCGACATTCCCAAAAAGACGAGGACAAAACTGTG GCAACGTCATCCTGTTCTTATGGAAGAAAGTGGGAGAGACCGGATCTTATCCCAGGATACCTCAACACCACTCCAAGCTCACAGAGAATAATGAAACGGCGTAAGCTGGAAAACTTAAACACTACTCATTCCACTGTCACCCCTCAAACAAACGGCTTTGTTCCGGCCTCTTCTCTGTTACCCACTAATTTCACATGGCTGGAGTCTCCACGTCCATTAGCCTCCTCTGCATCTTCCAAACCCTCCTCCTCAGCAGGATCTGCCACATGTGCACTGGATCAAACTGCAGATCTGACATCTTTAAATGAGCTGCTAGAGACGGGTCGTGCTTCTATGCAAAAGACAATCAACAGCAGGGAACAGAGACGCAAAAAGACCAGAACTAAAGCCTCTAAAAGTTCATCCGCACACTCGACTGCACCCACCATAGAGGATGAAGCTTTACTGCTGGATTCAG CTAAGCGAATGCATGGACCAGCAAGTTCGCCGTCTTTCCTGATACCAGATGATGTCGTCATCATAGAGGatgatgctgctgatgatgtcatGGTGGTTCGCTCTGTTCAGATGGCTGAGGATGAAGCTTACGCCAGAAGCCTCCAG GAACAGTTTGACATGGAGGAGCGAATCGAGCAGCAGCAGAGACAGTCCAGCATAAACAACCACCACCATAACCATGTG GTTGACTCATATGTGGGTTTGGGCTGGATCCCTCCGTGGGCCTCAATGATCAGCTCTTCATCTTTCACACACACCCCCTCCGAGCTGTCAGAGCTGCAGCAAGTCATCTTTGGAGAGCAGCCGC acagacaacagGGCCGACGTCAAACAGGCCGAACTCGAGCTTCCCGTCGCAGACCTGCTGCTCACCTGCAGATGGACTTGTTTAATGACAGCCAGGGAAATAATTATGAG GCTCTGTTAGCGTTTGAGGAGCAGCAGGGTGCTGTAATGGCCAAAAACACTCTGAGCAAGGCTGAGATTGAGCGGCTGCCCATCAAAACATACGATCCCACACACAGCGCAGGAAAGACAGA CTGCCAGATCTGTTTCAGCGAGTATAAAGCGGGTGAACGGCTCCGGATGCTGCCATGTCTCCATGATTACCACGTCAAGTGCATCGACCGCTGGTTAAAG GAAAACGCCACTTGTCCGATCTGCAGAGCAGATGTATCTGAGTCCGGTGGTTTTTCTTGA
- the si:ch211-59o9.10 gene encoding uncharacterized protein LOC561841 (The RefSeq protein has 7 substitutions compared to this genomic sequence) produces the protein MDERQDSSSDDPLYSPRMEADPLDSLNNACLLNDSDYLFEEPGLSHDFSSTCVPETPSPLIHRRKRHSQKDEDKTVATSSCSYGRKWERQDLIPGYLNTTPSSQRLMKRRKLENLNTTHSTVTPQTNGFVSASSLLPTDFTWLESPRPLASSASSKPSSSAGSATCALDQTADLTSLNEQLETGRASMQKIINSREQRRKKTRTKASKSSSAHSTAPTIEDEALLLDSAKRMHGPASSPSFLIPDDVVIIEDDAADDVMVVRSVQMAEDEAYARSLQEQFDMEERIEQQQRQSSINNHNHNHVVDSYVGLGWIPPWASMISSSSFTHTPSELSELQQVIFGEQPHRQQGRRQTGRTRASRRRPAAHLQMDLFNDSQGNNYEALLAFEEQQGAVMAKNTLSKAEIERLPIKTYDPTHSAGKTDCQICFSEYKAGERLRMLPCLHDYHVKCIDRWLKENATCPICRADVSESGGFS, from the exons ATGGACGAGAGACAGGACAGCAGCAGTGATGACCCCCTTTACAGTCCCCGGATGGAGGCTGACCCTCTGGACTCGCTCAACAACGCCTGTTTACTGAATGACAGCGACTACCTGTTTGAAGAGCCTGGACTTTCTCACGATTTCTCCAGCACTTGTGTTCCTGAGACTCCTAG CCCTTTGATTCATAGAAGAAAGCGACATTCCCAAAAAGACGAGGACAAAACTGTG GCAACGTCATCCTGTTCTTATGGAAGAAAGTGGGAGAGACCGGATCTTATCCCAGGATACCTCAACACCACTCCAAGCTCACAGAGAATAATGAAACGGCGTAAGCTGGAAAACTTAAACACTACTCATTCCACTGTCACCCCTCAAACAAACGGCTTTGTTCCGGCCTCTTCTCTGTTACCCACTAATTTCACATGGCTGGAGTCTCCACGTCCATTAGCCTCCTCTGCATCTTCCAAACCCTCCTCCTCAGCAGGATCTGCCACATGTGCACTGGATCAAACTGCAGATCTGACATCTTTAAATGAGCTGCTAGAGACGGGTCGTGCTTCTATGCAAAAGACAATCAACAGCAGGGAACAGAGACGCAAAAAGACCAGAACTAAAGCCTCTAAAAGTTCATCCGCACACTCGACTGCACCCACCATAGAGGATGAAGCTTTACTGCTGGATTCAG CTAAGCGAATGCATGGACCAGCAAGTTCGCCGTCTTTCCTGATACCAGATGATGTCGTCATCATAGAGGatgatgctgctgatgatgtcatGGTGGTTCGCTCTGTTCAGATGGCTGAGGATGAAGCTTACGCCAGAAGCCTCCAG GAACAGTTTGACATGGAGGAGCGAATCGAGCAGCAGCAGAGACAGTCCAGCATAAACAACCACCACCATAACCATGTG GTTGACTCATATGTGGGTTTGGGCTGGATCCCTCCGTGGGCCTCAATGATCAGCTCTTCATCTTTCACACACACCCCCTCCGAGCTGTCAGAGCTGCAGCAAGTCATCTTTGGAGAGCAGCCGC acagacaacagGGCCGACGTCAAACAGGCCGAACTCGAGCTTCCCGTCGCAGACCTGCTGCTCACCTGCAGATGGACTTGTTTAATGACAGCCAGGGAAATAATTATGAG GCTCTGTTAGCGTTTGAGGAGCAGCAGGGTGCTGTAATGGCCAAAAACACTCTGAGCAAGGCTGAGATTGAGCGGCTGCCCATCAAAACATACGATCCCACACACAGCGCAGGAAAGACAGA CTGCCAGATCTGTTTCAGCGAGTATAAAGCGGGTGAACGGCTCCGGATGCTGCCATGTCTCCATGATTACCACGTCAAGTGCATCGACCGCTGGTTAAAG GAAAACGCCACTTGTCCGATCTGCAGAGCAGATGTATCTGAGTCCGGTGGTTTTTCTTGA
- the si:ch211-59o9.10 gene encoding uncharacterized protein isoform X1: protein MDERQDSSSDDPLYSPRMEADPLDSLNNACLLNDSDYLFEEPGLSHDFSSTCVPETPSPLIHRRKRHSQKDEDKTVATSSCSYGRKWERPDLIPGYLNTTPSSQRIMKRRKLENLNTTHSTVTPQTNGFVPASSLLPTNFTWLESPRPLASSASSKPSSSAGSATCALDQTADLTSLNELLETGRASMQKTINSREQRRKKTRTKASKSSSAHSTAPTIEDEALLLDSAKRMHGPASSPSFLIPDDVVIIEDDAADDVMVVRSVQMAEDEAYARSLQEQFDMEERIEQQQRQSSINNHHHNHVVDSYVGLGWIPPWASMISSSSFTHTPSELSELQQVIFGEQPHRQQGRRQTGRTRASRRRPAAHLQMDLFNDSQGNNYEALLAFEEQQGAVMAKNTLSKAEIERLPIKTYDPTHSAGKTDCQICFSEYKAGERLRMLPCLHDYHVKCIDRWLKENATCPICRADVSESGGFS, encoded by the exons ATGGACGAGAGACAGGACAGCAGCAGTGATGACCCCCTTTACAGTCCCCGGATGGAGGCTGACCCTCTGGACTCGCTCAACAACGCCTGTTTACTGAATGACAGCGACTACCTGTTTGAAGAGCCTGGACTTTCTCACGATTTCTCCAGCACTTGTGTTCCTGAGACTCCTAG CCCTTTGATTCATAGAAGAAAGCGACATTCCCAAAAAGACGAGGACAAAACTGTG GCAACGTCATCCTGTTCTTATGGAAGAAAGTGGGAGAGACCGGATCTTATCCCAGGATACCTCAACACCACTCCAAGCTCACAGAGAATAATGAAACGGCGTAAGCTGGAAAACTTAAACACTACTCATTCCACTGTCACCCCTCAAACAAACGGCTTTGTTCCGGCCTCTTCTCTGTTACCCACTAATTTCACATGGCTGGAGTCTCCACGTCCATTAGCCTCCTCTGCATCTTCCAAACCCTCCTCCTCAGCAGGATCTGCCACATGTGCACTGGATCAAACTGCAGATCTGACATCTTTAAATGAGCTGCTAGAGACGGGTCGTGCTTCTATGCAAAAGACAATCAACAGCAGGGAACAGAGACGCAAAAAGACCAGAACTAAAGCCTCTAAAAGTTCATCCGCACACTCGACTGCACCCACCATAGAGGATGAAGCTTTACTGCTGGATTCAG CTAAGCGAATGCATGGACCAGCAAGTTCGCCGTCTTTCCTGATACCAGATGATGTCGTCATCATAGAGGatgatgctgctgatgatgtcatGGTGGTTCGCTCTGTTCAGATGGCTGAGGATGAAGCTTACGCCAGAAGCCTCCAG GAACAGTTTGACATGGAGGAGCGAATCGAGCAGCAGCAGAGACAGTCCAGCATAAACAACCACCACCATAACCATGTG GTTGACTCATATGTGGGTTTGGGCTGGATCCCTCCGTGGGCCTCAATGATCAGCTCTTCATCTTTCACACACACCCCCTCCGAGCTGTCAGAGCTGCAGCAAGTCATCTTTGGAGAGCAGCCGC acagacaacagGGCCGACGTCAAACAGGCCGAACTCGAGCTTCCCGTCGCAGACCTGCTGCTCACCTGCAGATGGACTTGTTTAATGACAGCCAGGGAAATAATTATGAG GCTCTGTTAGCGTTTGAGGAGCAGCAGGGTGCTGTAATGGCCAAAAACACTCTGAGCAAGGCTGAGATTGAGCGGCTGCCCATCAAAACATACGATCCCACACACAGCGCAGGAAAGACAGA CTGCCAGATCTGTTTCAGCGAGTATAAAGCGGGTGAACGGCTCCGGATGCTGCCATGTCTCCATGATTACCACGTCAAGTGCATCGACCGCTGGTTAAAG GAAAACGCCACTTGTCCGATCTGCAGAGCAGATGTATCTGAGTCCGGTGGTTTTTCTTGA
- the si:ch211-59o9.10 gene encoding uncharacterized protein isoform X3, with the protein MHGPASSPSFLIPDDVVIIEDDAADDVMVVRSVQMAEDEAYARSLQEQFDMEERIEQQQRQSSINNHHHNHVVDSYVGLGWIPPWASMISSSSFTHTPSELSELQQVIFGEQPHRQQGRRQTGRTRASRRRPAAHLQMDLFNDSQGNNYEALLAFEEQQGAVMAKNTLSKAEIERLPIKTYDPTHSAGKTDCQICFSEYKAGERLRMLPCLHDYHVKCIDRWLKENATCPICRADVSESGGFS; encoded by the exons ATGCATGGACCAGCAAGTTCGCCGTCTTTCCTGATACCAGATGATGTCGTCATCATAGAGGatgatgctgctgatgatgtcatGGTGGTTCGCTCTGTTCAGATGGCTGAGGATGAAGCTTACGCCAGAAGCCTCCAG GAACAGTTTGACATGGAGGAGCGAATCGAGCAGCAGCAGAGACAGTCCAGCATAAACAACCACCACCATAACCATGTG GTTGACTCATATGTGGGTTTGGGCTGGATCCCTCCGTGGGCCTCAATGATCAGCTCTTCATCTTTCACACACACCCCCTCCGAGCTGTCAGAGCTGCAGCAAGTCATCTTTGGAGAGCAGCCGC acagacaacagGGCCGACGTCAAACAGGCCGAACTCGAGCTTCCCGTCGCAGACCTGCTGCTCACCTGCAGATGGACTTGTTTAATGACAGCCAGGGAAATAATTATGAG GCTCTGTTAGCGTTTGAGGAGCAGCAGGGTGCTGTAATGGCCAAAAACACTCTGAGCAAGGCTGAGATTGAGCGGCTGCCCATCAAAACATACGATCCCACACACAGCGCAGGAAAGACAGA CTGCCAGATCTGTTTCAGCGAGTATAAAGCGGGTGAACGGCTCCGGATGCTGCCATGTCTCCATGATTACCACGTCAAGTGCATCGACCGCTGGTTAAAG GAAAACGCCACTTGTCCGATCTGCAGAGCAGATGTATCTGAGTCCGGTGGTTTTTCTTGA